The Methylocaldum marinum genome includes the window CGCCGCGTGGACCGGACCGGCCCAGTCCGACAAGGCCGCGTTACCCGCCGGCACGGAGGTCTGGTTACCGTCGGGTACGCTCCGGCAGATCGCATCCCGCGCCCCGCAGAACCGTCTCGCGGCGCAAAAGTCGGAGAGCAAAATGGCTTCGCCCAACGTCAAAGTCATTTATCCCGGCAACACTGCACCCGGAGGCCCGGGCAAGCGACCCAAGCCGTTTTAGGCGGGACGGTGGACCGGGGGGACTGCAAAAGAACTCAATTGTTCATGCGCGAATGGCCAAGCCGCGGACATGGACGCGGCTTTTCCCCCCGTTTTCGACTCCCAAAGCTTCGATAAGAAGAGCGGAAGTTTAAGATTCGAGGACATTTTCTAAGTTCGGGCTAGCAACTTTGAAAGAAATAGAGTAGGCTGCACTTAGTTTGTCGCGGCGCAAGACCGGTCTTCGCCACGAGGATACGGAATTTTCCTTTCAGTCACTGCCCTACGGCACCTGCTAGTCCCCGCCTCCTCCCGCAAATCGCACGCGGTGTGACCTCCGGTCCACCCTGTGGTCACAGCAACCCATGCTCGTGCTCGACCGGTGCCACGCATGTCGTGGCAGGCAGGAGCCAGGAAAAAGTTTTGCATGTCCTTTCATTCGCTCGGCTACCCCAACGTGCAATTTCGTGAGGCCGCCGACCGAGGCTATGATGTCAACATAGCGAAGCAGTTGCGATCCGTTCCAGGTCCATCGACCCCTTTTCAGTTGCGCGCTGGCGCGCCGACCGGGATCTTCGCAGCTACCGCTTTGGTCTTTTCTTTAAACGCTGAACCCGCATCGTGCTCGACGAACCCCATCGACCGCCTGGCAAGCCAGTCGGGGAGCAGGCGAACTGTTCACGAACACAGAGCGATCGTCCGCCCGCAAACTTGCCGCCCGTCCGCCATTGGAGGGCTACACGCCGCAGATGACCGGCCCTTCTGGTTTTCAGAAGCTCCGGCTGGTGCGGCACTCAACCCCGAGGCACGGCGCGTAAGTTCCGCGCCTTCGGATCATCCAACCATGACGCCGCCTATCTTGGTTGCGCCCACAGGAGACAATCCATGCTGAGAATTTATGCCGGAAATCTGCCGGCCGATACCACCGAACGAGAGTTCAATGAACTTTTCGCGGAATACGGCCGGGTACGCTCGAGCGAGTTGGCTCGGGACATCTTTTCGGGACGTTGCCGCGGCTTCGGCTTCGTCGAAATGGAGGGCCATGAGGCACGCGCGGCCATTGCCGGACTGAACGGCCGCAATTTGCGCGGAAACAGCCTGCGGGTCAATCAGGAGCGGCCCCGCGAGCGGGGCGGCCGCGGCCGAAGGCGTTAATTCCGGTCCCCGATCGTAACCATGTGCGGGCCGTTTCGTGTCCTGCA containing:
- a CDS encoding RNA recognition motif domain-containing protein, which translates into the protein MLRIYAGNLPADTTEREFNELFAEYGRVRSSELARDIFSGRCRGFGFVEMEGHEARAAIAGLNGRNLRGNSLRVNQERPRERGGRGRRR